The following proteins are encoded in a genomic region of Clostridiales bacterium:
- a CDS encoding DegV family protein produces the protein MIKIIVDSTCDLPQDIMDLYDIKMLPLRISINGKEYIDKVTMQVDKVYDAMRNGFIPKTSQPSPADMYNLFGEYCIKGYNFFYLAFSSKLSGTFQTASLIIEELKEKYSQIKMEVIDSKGGSTGTGLIALQAAKLIKDGQKFEQILKSIFDLRDHVEHIFTITDLSWLIKGGRISKAAGMIGNILDVKPILDVNDGIMEVIKKVRGKKKALSAIVDIVEERIKNFPDQVIGISHADDLKTAQALIDAIKDKLGDKKVIINKIGSVLGSHLGIGGVGVFFFNKKPDFYVE, from the coding sequence ATGATAAAAATTATAGTAGACAGCACATGCGACTTACCGCAGGACATTATGGATTTGTATGATATAAAAATGCTGCCTCTTAGAATATCCATAAACGGGAAGGAATATATAGACAAGGTTACAATGCAGGTGGATAAGGTATATGATGCGATGCGAAACGGGTTTATACCAAAGACATCTCAGCCAAGTCCTGCAGACATGTATAACCTGTTTGGGGAATACTGTATAAAGGGATACAATTTTTTTTATCTTGCTTTTTCATCGAAGCTTTCGGGGACCTTCCAGACGGCTTCATTAATAATAGAGGAGCTTAAAGAAAAATACTCGCAGATAAAGATGGAAGTTATTGATTCCAAGGGTGGCTCGACAGGTACGGGGCTTATAGCATTACAGGCTGCAAAGCTTATAAAAGATGGTCAAAAGTTTGAGCAGATACTGAAAAGCATATTCGATTTAAGGGACCATGTCGAACATATATTCACAATAACTGATTTAAGTTGGCTTATAAAAGGTGGAAGAATAAGCAAGGCTGCCGGAATGATCGGCAATATACTCGATGTAAAGCCTATATTGGACGTAAATGACGGCATAATGGAAGTCATTAAAAAGGTAAGGGGAAAGAAAAAGGCATTGAGCGCCATTGTAGATATTGTGGAAGAAAGAATCAAAAATTTTCCTGATCAGGTTATAGGTATCAGCCATGCGGATGATTTAAAAACTGCTCAAGCTTTAATAGATGCAATAAAAGATAAGTTAGGAGACAAGAAGGTAATAATAAATAAAATTGGAAGTGTGCTTGGAAGTCATCTTGGCATCGGAGGAGTAGGCGTATTCTTCTTCAATAAAAAACCGGATTTTTATGTAGAATAA